GCTTTGTTTTTCCTAGTTTGATTGAACTCACTAATGTATTCATTTATCATATATTCTTTCCAGACACTTGTGATACAAAATAGTAGCATACTTTTATATCATTATTGATAATACTAACTCACAATAGGTTTATGACTTGCTGCTTCTGGATTCCTTGCTGTGTTGTTCAAACACTGTAGGGGTGTGAGGGTGCAGTTTAGCATCTAAACATTCGAATTGATTTGATCATATCTTTTCTTATTAACGTTTTAgtaaatttaaaagaattttgaaGGGAGAAAACAAATGCTAGAGTGACACTTGTCATGTCCTAGAAAAGTTGCTCTGTATTAAGTAAGAGGGTTAGTCTCTAAGATGTAGAAAGTGAGAAAAATATACACATTTCTTGATAAGAATATATCTAATTCTATACACAAATTTTATACACTAACATTCATCCAACTCTTTGACAAACTATTTGATTGAAGTGAAAAGTATAAGATTGTTTTTGGTGGTTTGTTCCAATGGAAAAGTAATAAGATAAATTTAGTCATGAGATCATACTTAGTTGGAtatgtaaatttatttatttttagtcattagaaatattgaaattgttttattttcaatttttaacaaAAGACTAAAAagcacattattttttttattaaattgaatagctaaaattgaaatagaaaaaaacaaaagtttaCTTTGTTTAAATCGTCACCACAATTAAAACAATCCGGCCACTATAACCGGACTAACAATAATGTATTCAGATTACCTAACTGTTTCAATATAGGTGATAGTATgacattatttaatatattttattaacacgtttttttattaattaaaattgcaaataagaaatattaaaaGCTAAGGATTCTCAAATCAACTTTTACGGTTATTAgtaaatttcaattattaaaaAGTGTTGGAGAtccacatcgattagagattagagtcttttatactatataagtggatgcaaaacTTAACCTCATGAACCGGttttatagggttgagttaggcttaaagttcactttgtaatatggtatcagagtcatttaaagtctatcctaTCGTACCATCAATTATCGGGCCACTATcgaaccacccataatataagtgggtgcaaacctaaTCTCATTGAActggttttatgggattgagtatattattaaaaaaatgggatcattttattaattttttctattcATCCACTTCACTTCATGACTTCAATCAGGTACTAGAGTTTAGAACTATCTActtgtttaattattttcaattccatattAGGTTGTCTATATATAAGAGTACACCAATTAAGTTCCCACCAAGTGCCACCTTTATATTTTTCATCATTTGTGATGGATTATGAGCAATTTGATTTCTCATTTGGCCCTCCTTACATGAACCAACTCCACGAGTGTTGCTTAGAAAATGCATTCCCATTCCAAACAGAAGATATATCATCACCAAATACCATCCTGGATGAAATGTTTGGTGAAGAGTCTTTGGAGTTGCTTCTGCAACACACAAACAACCAGGACTTTGGTTTTATGAATCATAATGATCCACTAGAGATTGAATTCTGTGATGGATTTGCCCTTAGTTCTGAGGAAAATGTGCATGTTGCAATGGAAGAAGGGGATTCTTATTTGAAGGGAATCCAAGCAGAGCTAGTGGAACCGACTAGTTTAGCTGATCTTCTGTTAACAGGAGCTGAAGCTGTTGAAGCACACAACTGGGCTCTTGCTTCAGACATAATTGAGAAACTTAATAAGGCATCTTCTTTAGAAACCGGTGATGGTTTGTTGAACAGGTTGGCTCTTTTCTTTACTCAGGGTCTGTATTATAAAAGTACAAATGCCCCTGAACTGTTGCAGCGTGGTGCTGTTTCTACACACACAAATGCTTTCTGTGTGTTTCAGATTCTCCAAGAACTCTCACCCTATGTGAAATTTGCTCATTTCACCGCCAACCAAGCAATCTTAGAAGCCACGGAAGGTGCTGAGAATGTTCACATCATTGATTTTGACATCATGGAGGGAATCCAGTGGCCACCCTTGATGGTTGACCTTGCAATGAGGAAAAGTACTACTTCCCTTAGAGTATCAGCCATCACAGTGGACCAGAGAGGTGCTGCTTCTGCTCAACAAAcaggaagaaggctcaaagaGTTTGCAGCTTCTATCAACTTTCCATTTGTGTTTGATCAAATCATGATGGAAAGAGAAGAAGATATTCAAGGAATTGAACTTGATCAAACACTCATAGTCAACTGTATGATACACCAGTGGATGCCCAATAGGAGCTTCTCACTGGTCAAAACCTTTTTGGATGGTGTAACCAAATTGTCCCCAAGGCTTGTGGTTTTAGTGGAGGAAGaactatttaatttttctaGGCTCAAATCCATGTCCTTTGTTGAGTTCTTCTGTGAGGCTTTACATCACTACACTGCACTTTGTGATTCACTTGCTAGTAGTCTATGGGGTAGCCACAAGATGGAGATGACCCTGATAGAGAAAGAGATTTTGGGGCTTAGAATCTTGGACAGTGTGAGGGAGTTTCCTTGTGAGAGAGAGGAGAGAAAGGTTTGGGAGGAAGGGTTTTATTCCTTGAAAGGGTTTAGATGTGTTCCTATGAGTACATGTAATATTTCACAAGCCAAGTTCTTGGTAAGCCTCTTTGGTGGAGGGTATTGGGTCCAATTCGAGAAGGGTAGGTTGGCCTTGTGTTGGAAGTCAAGGCCTTTGACTGTGGCTTCAATCTGGGTACCAAAGGGTTATTCGAGTGACAAAGTCAAATAGATTGATTCTTTGTTTTTtagttatcaattttttttttttcattttttacttttgagCTGTTTGTATAGGTTGAGTGGCTTATGTGTTGCTTCTTCATTCGTTCTGTTGAGTGGGATAGGTATCATAGGAGTATCAGAGTATTGGGCATTTCAATGTATTTGTACATATATCTTAAGTGAGGTtctgtaaattattttttaaattagtttaatacGTTTATATTTCAATTGCatgtattttgaaatatttataattaaaaccaATAATCTACTAGTTGAACTAAATGACCTAATTCTTCCTTATCAAAACAGAGGTTTACTGCAAGAAGAAGTTGCATAATTGTTTGTGAATCCAGATTCCCAACCGTTAAAATAAGACAAATCAGTATTTAATCACGTAGagtattgtatttttattttatttatttatttttattttttatcagcaacgTAGAGTATTGTATATTACATTTTCAAAGTTGTACAAGTTAACGAGATGGTGGTGCTTGATATTTTCTGGTTTTGGTTTTACACCCAGAAAGGGAGGATACGATTGGTGAAAGAAAATCTAATTTCTTTCATAAATCTCAAAgcaaaataacaatttttttataatagcaagtaaaaatattttagctTAAATTAAAAGGATGAAACAATTCCTTCAAGCCTGTCCAGTTGATTAAAGTCTGCAATGAACTCCTCTTCTTTCCTATTCCCTTATCTCCTATCTCCATTCCTTTTGTAAAATGTATTACGAGACTTCCCTTAGACCAAAAATAAAAACCTAAATCAAGAGATACAACAAACTAATAATcttcttaacattaaaaaatgtgttatttGAATATGAAGATCTTTAGTGGAGTCGCATGACAAGCTGTCACTCACAAGTTATATGCTAAACCAGATCCTGCTTTAAATGACAACTGTTATTTTGTTGGCTAAGAATTAAGATCTGAATTCTTTAATTAGAATGCTTGAATAATTCAATTTATAgactttttattaaaagaagTATGAAATCATTCAGAACTCGGCAAGCTGCAATGAACATAAACGCTTGACCAGTGAGACATTGACCAAGTTTCAGAACTGTGGGTCACGTATAATTATTACTTGTATACACGaaatcaaaatttgaaaacccaGATGAACTCGCAAGCAACTGGTGCCAAGATAagaaaaatttacataaaatattaatacacAGATCTCCCTTAAGGTGGTATTAGAAACACTTACAGCGTCCTTATTTGAACTACCtccttattttatataatactCTTACCCATTAACAACcattatttagaaaaataaatttcacaCATCTACCTTACTTTTATTTACAAAGTATGGACTATTGCTAATTACAAAGCATGGGAGGTTAGTGTAATTTTCTAAATATGCAGAGTGCAGGGTGCAAGCAATTATATGTAGAATACTTCACTGAAATTTAGTGACGACCAGTAAACAAAAAAAGACTACCACCAACCAgctgataaaacataaaatgccCAGACTTCTCATCTAACCCAACCAAACCAACATAACTTTCTCAGGAATTAGCAATATTTGAAACTATAGGCACCTTGCATAGAGGTAATTGAAAGGCCAATGCCCAAACTCACTAACCAAGAGATGCATTTCACGACACAGAACAGAATCAAAGTTCCAACAAACTAAACTATGGAAATGGTTGGCCTAAATGTGAGAAACCTGGCTCCTAAAATGTGAACCCAGAGGCATAAATAAACAAAGAGAAAGACTTCAGAGAACGGGTACAAGTACATTACTGCTTCACCAAGCAGAAAACATGTAATTTCACAGCTAAATCAACAAGAAAGCAAAGTTCAAAGTTCTAAGAGTCAATATTAAATATCTATTTTCATTACAAGAGATTCCGAATACAAAATATTGATCGGATCAATACATTTTATAAAGTTACACGACCAGAATTTGAGTGTTCCCCAGAAGGAGCAAAGAATGCCTCATCAAAGCCCAAAACAACATAaatcataacaaaattaaacaaaaaaaaaaattgatcatGGGGAGAAGAGTGTTCACTCGGCTGCAGCTTTTGAACTCCGAAATCCTTTCTTCAATTCAGCAAATCTTCTCATGCAAGCCGCTTTGGATCTACCGGGAACCGCCGCGGCAACCTTCTCCCACCTCATTGAAATATCCTTAGGAAACGCTTTCAGTGCATTCAGCAAAGCGACATCCTCACCAGAACTCCAACCATTCTCAACAGCTTTCTCCACCGTCACCGAATCCTCACCCCCATTCTCCTCCACAACCCTCTTATCCaacgccttcctcttcttcaagAACATTGCATAAGATTCCGAATCGTCCACTTTCTTCTCCCCCGACTCCTTTGCCTTCTTTATCACACTCTCCACACCGTGCCTTCCGGCGAACGCCGCCGCTATCGCCTCCCACCGTCCCGGCATCCCCACCGGATTCTTTATCAACTGCTTTTTCAGCACCTCCACATCCTCCTCGCTCCACTCCTTCTCCTCCACCACCGTCGAAACCTTCTCCACTCCGCCGCCACCTCCTCCTCTCTTCTCCGCCGCGCCGACTGACACCACCGGACCGATGGCGGCGACTTCCTCGGGCCTCCGCTGTCTGGATCGCCGCTGCGGAGGCTTCCTAGCGTCGTCGTCCGTTTCGGGCTCCGGATCAGGAAAGTTGACGACCTCGCCGAGGCCGACGCGGACGTCGCCGCCGGTGAGGGAGGGCGGAGCGAAGGGGCCGATGAGGAGAGAGAGCGCGAGCCAGAATAGGAGCGATTTGAAGGGTTCGGATTCGAGGAAGAAGAGAGATAGAGCGAGGAAGAGCGAAGAGAGAGAAACGGTGACGAAGAGGAATGGCTTGGTAGGTTTTTGGTTGGGGTGCGTTGGTTCGGTGCTCGCAGCGGCACCGGACTGGAACACGAACCTTGGCCTCGCGTCCTCGTCCAGGAACTCCATTCTCGCACAAACAATTGAAACGAAAACGCCAAAATCATAAAACGTCATCGTTTACGTTTTTTATATCTCGGGGTCAGCATCCTTATTGGGCCAATGGGTGTACATTAGCTAGGCCCATTAAGGATGTTTTcagttataaatatatatatgtatacgTATTAGTATATATCGGTATATTTAGTCCCATGAAAGAATGGGAAAACGACAAGGACAGTGTATGATGGAGTGTGACGGCGATGTGGAATGTAGATGACAGAGGCAGAACAAACTATGATTGTGATCTGTGAAGATATTTATTTACAAGGAAGAAAATTAAGATAGATAATTATAAATAGAGAGCAGAGTTTTCTTTATACAGAACAAGTGCCGTG
The sequence above is a segment of the Phaseolus vulgaris cultivar G19833 chromosome 2, P. vulgaris v2.0, whole genome shotgun sequence genome. Coding sequences within it:
- the LOC137809801 gene encoding protein NODULATION SIGNALING PATHWAY 2-like, with the protein product MDYEQFDFSFGPPYMNQLHECCLENAFPFQTEDISSPNTILDEMFGEESLELLLQHTNNQDFGFMNHNDPLEIEFCDGFALSSEENVHVAMEEGDSYLKGIQAELVEPTSLADLLLTGAEAVEAHNWALASDIIEKLNKASSLETGDGLLNRLALFFTQGLYYKSTNAPELLQRGAVSTHTNAFCVFQILQELSPYVKFAHFTANQAILEATEGAENVHIIDFDIMEGIQWPPLMVDLAMRKSTTSLRVSAITVDQRGAASAQQTGRRLKEFAASINFPFVFDQIMMEREEDIQGIELDQTLIVNCMIHQWMPNRSFSLVKTFLDGVTKLSPRLVVLVEEELFNFSRLKSMSFVEFFCEALHHYTALCDSLASSLWGSHKMEMTLIEKEILGLRILDSVREFPCEREERKVWEEGFYSLKGFRCVPMSTCNISQAKFLVSLFGGGYWVQFEKGRLALCWKSRPLTVASIWVPKGYSSDKVK
- the LOC137812464 gene encoding transcription factor MAMYB — encoded protein: MEFLDEDARPRFVFQSGAAASTEPTHPNQKPTKPFLFVTVSLSSLFLALSLFFLESEPFKSLLFWLALSLLIGPFAPPSLTGGDVRVGLGEVVNFPDPEPETDDDARKPPQRRSRQRRPEEVAAIGPVVSVGAAEKRGGGGGGVEKVSTVVEEKEWSEEDVEVLKKQLIKNPVGMPGRWEAIAAAFAGRHGVESVIKKAKESGEKKVDDSESYAMFLKKRKALDKRVVEENGGEDSVTVEKAVENGWSSGEDVALLNALKAFPKDISMRWEKVAAAVPGRSKAACMRRFAELKKGFRSSKAAAE